Proteins encoded together in one Prochlorococcus marinus str. MIT 9211 window:
- a CDS encoding chlorophyll a/b binding light-harvesting protein: MQTYGNPDVTYDYWAGNASVTNRSGRFIASHAAHTGMIAFGAGSNTLFELSRFDPSLPMGDQGLIFLPHLASIGIGFDEAGVWTGAGVLTIAIVHLILSMVYGAGGLMHAIYFPDDMQKSSVAQARKFKLEWDNPDNQTFILGHHLILFGIACAWFVEWARIHGIYDPAIGAVRQVNYNLDLSMIWERQVNFLTIDSLEDVMGGHAFLAFVEIIGGCFHAIAGSTKWEDKRLGSYDKLKGAGLLSAEGILSFSLAGIGWMAIVASFWVSQNTTVFPVEFYGEPLNRAFVVAPAFVDSIDYSNGIAPLGHSGRCWTANFHYIAGFFALQGHLWHALRAMGFNFKDIGAKLRSAPST, from the coding sequence ATGCAGACCTACGGTAATCCAGATGTCACTTATGACTATTGGGCTGGTAATGCTTCTGTTACCAACCGATCTGGTCGATTTATTGCCTCGCATGCAGCGCATACAGGCATGATCGCTTTTGGGGCTGGTTCAAACACACTTTTTGAACTATCACGTTTTGACCCCTCTTTACCTATGGGTGACCAAGGGCTTATCTTCCTTCCCCACTTGGCATCTATAGGTATTGGTTTTGACGAAGCAGGAGTTTGGACTGGTGCAGGAGTATTAACTATTGCAATTGTTCATCTCATCCTCTCCATGGTTTATGGAGCTGGTGGCTTAATGCATGCCATTTATTTCCCAGATGACATGCAGAAAAGCAGTGTGGCTCAAGCAAGAAAGTTCAAACTAGAATGGGATAACCCAGATAATCAAACTTTTATTCTTGGTCACCACTTAATTCTATTTGGGATTGCTTGTGCTTGGTTTGTTGAATGGGCAAGGATTCATGGAATATATGACCCTGCAATTGGCGCAGTAAGACAAGTCAATTACAATCTTGACTTATCAATGATTTGGGAAAGACAGGTTAATTTCTTAACCATCGACAGCCTTGAAGATGTTATGGGAGGTCATGCCTTCTTAGCATTTGTTGAGATTATTGGTGGTTGTTTTCATGCAATAGCTGGTTCAACAAAATGGGAAGACAAGCGCCTTGGTTCTTACGACAAACTCAAGGGTGCAGGTTTACTTTCTGCTGAAGGCATTCTTTCTTTCAGTCTTGCTGGTATAGGTTGGATGGCTATTGTTGCTTCTTTCTGGGTTTCACAAAACACGACTGTTTTTCCTGTTGAGTTCTATGGAGAACCTTTGAACCGTGCATTTGTAGTAGCGCCAGCTTTTGTTGATTCTATTGATTACAGCAATGGAATAGCTCCATTGGGTCATTCTGGACGTTGTTGGACTGCAAACTTCCATTACATTGCAGGATTCTTTGCATTGCAAGGACACCTTTGGCATGCACTTCGTGCAATGGGCTTCAATTTCAAGGATATTGGAGCAAAACTAAGGTCTGCACCATCAACTTAG
- a CDS encoding SDR family oxidoreductase, with protein sequence MSTYLITGSNRGLGLEYCRQLKKRGDNVIATCRTSSADLDDLGVRVESGVDITSGASVLTLKKKLEGINIDILIQNAGIAEFNSLSNLDPQSVTRQFEVNALSPLCFTHAFLENMSKGSKVVFMTSRMGSIDDNTSGGSYGYRMSKVALCMAGKSLSIDLKPNGIAVALLHPGLVSTRMTGFTPNGVSPQESVIGLLSRIDSLTLDNSGTFWHSNGEELPW encoded by the coding sequence TTGTCTACTTACTTAATAACAGGCTCTAACCGAGGACTTGGATTAGAGTACTGTCGGCAGTTGAAAAAAAGAGGAGATAATGTTATTGCAACATGCAGGACTTCATCTGCAGATTTAGATGATCTTGGTGTAAGAGTTGAATCTGGAGTTGATATAACTTCAGGTGCATCAGTTCTAACGCTTAAGAAAAAATTAGAAGGTATTAATATAGACATATTAATTCAAAATGCTGGGATAGCAGAGTTTAATTCTTTGTCAAATCTTGACCCACAAAGTGTTACCCGCCAATTTGAAGTTAATGCATTGAGCCCTTTATGTTTTACTCATGCATTTCTTGAAAATATGAGTAAAGGTTCAAAAGTTGTCTTTATGACAAGTCGAATGGGATCTATAGATGACAATACTTCAGGGGGCTCTTATGGATACAGGATGTCCAAAGTTGCGCTTTGTATGGCTGGCAAATCTTTATCTATTGACTTAAAGCCAAATGGCATAGCTGTTGCTCTCTTGCACCCTGGATTGGTAAGTACTCGAATGACAGGTTTTACTCCCAATGGGGTGTCACCTCAGGAATCTGTAATTGGCCTTCTTTCAAGGATTGATTCATTGACACTTGATAATTCAGGAACTTTTTGGCATTCAAATGGGGAAGAACTCCCTTGGTAA
- a CDS encoding rubredoxin, translating to MNYQCRDCIYIYKGENGDPIHGIPAGTKFEDLPLDWKCPICGAMKERFKSL from the coding sequence ATGAACTACCAATGTCGGGATTGCATCTATATCTACAAAGGAGAGAATGGAGATCCCATACACGGAATTCCGGCAGGAACTAAATTTGAAGACTTACCTTTGGATTGGAAATGTCCTATTTGTGGAGCAATGAAAGAAAGGTTTAAATCGCTTTGA
- a CDS encoding helix-turn-helix domain-containing protein — MILKTIPYLKGTKDYSAINLNQLKIVGALIHEARQQQNISIEALSEDLRINKEKLVAIESAQLDLLPERVLIIGMTKRIAERLKLSSDDLISKLKDNPSQENEELPTQIEKSIYQNVVDFIKISKDVLMNFLYKQTSKDRNGLINISESNKPIDNWEEKVIAVELKAKEAKRKWEEKKAAQSLTLKKENEVTQDIKSIDDLEKPIKTNGKEDLKANPDLKGSIEEEENSQGIETNPDLKGSIEEEENSQGIETNAGLKDSIEEENSQDIKTNADLKDSIEEENNNNESSLKTLIVSGGQVIEKIFTQPNGENISVKKKD; from the coding sequence ATGATTTTGAAGACTATTCCATATCTAAAGGGTACAAAAGACTACAGTGCGATCAACTTAAATCAACTGAAGATAGTTGGAGCATTAATTCATGAAGCGAGGCAACAACAGAATATTTCCATTGAAGCTCTTTCTGAAGATTTAAGAATTAATAAAGAAAAGCTTGTTGCAATAGAGAGTGCCCAGCTCGATTTATTGCCAGAAAGAGTCTTAATAATAGGGATGACAAAGAGAATAGCTGAAAGATTAAAACTAAGCAGTGATGATCTTATTAGCAAATTGAAAGACAATCCTTCACAGGAAAATGAAGAGTTGCCAACTCAAATTGAAAAGTCTATATATCAAAATGTCGTTGATTTTATTAAGATTTCAAAAGATGTCTTAATGAACTTTTTATACAAACAAACCTCTAAAGATAGAAACGGCCTGATAAACATATCTGAGTCAAATAAACCAATTGATAACTGGGAAGAGAAAGTAATTGCAGTTGAGCTTAAGGCTAAAGAAGCAAAAAGAAAGTGGGAAGAGAAAAAAGCTGCTCAATCCCTAACATTAAAAAAAGAGAATGAAGTCACTCAAGATATCAAGAGTATTGATGACCTAGAAAAGCCTATAAAGACGAATGGGAAAGAAGATCTTAAAGCAAACCCTGATCTAAAAGGCTCTATAGAAGAAGAAGAAAATAGCCAAGGCATTGAAACAAACCCTGATCTAAAAGGCTCTATAGAAGAAGAAGAAAATAGCCAAGGCATTGAAACAAATGCTGGTCTAAAAGACTCTATAGAAGAAGAAAATAGCCAAGATATTAAAACAAATGCTGATCTAAAAGACTCTATAGAAGAAGAAAACAATAACAATGAATCTTCTTTGAAAACATTAATAGTTTCGGGAGGTCAAGTAATAGAGAAAATTTTCACACAACCAAATGGTGAAAATATAAGTGTCAAAAAGAAAGATTAA